Proteins found in one Schistocerca serialis cubense isolate TAMUIC-IGC-003099 chromosome 5, iqSchSeri2.2, whole genome shotgun sequence genomic segment:
- the LOC126481038 gene encoding protein distal antenna-like, which yields MASAKTAPSLVPVKRPIRQLSVLEKLEAIERVHNGESKASVARDIGVPESTLRGWCKSEDKLRNVAQSCGGGGGTPDSQHSGGAAELAELDALVEQGTSGDHPAIKRMRTASDDEKASVAAVAAASDIEDSLWYWLKQDHQHVSNQLFAVAAADKLAAAAAAGAAVAAVANGGSGGGVAGGAASAAAPANAGWFWRWYKRYGYTQYPGDPLAALTAAPAPDLRAAGAALNGGGGGTASRSAALLDSVLLNNNNNLAAVAPAFNNNHGNTNTSATTHHDQHNSGASNGTNANGSAGNNNGSSDEDDELDESDEPPATAAEAVTHGEKFLRWLECCSDPSITAMQILQFRYLLNNVRACADRRARQTKTKKARSRRK from the coding sequence ATGGCGAGCGCGAAGACTGCGCCGTCGCTAGTGCCTGTTAAAAGGCCCATTCGCCagctgtctgtgctggagaagctAGAGGCGATCGAGCGTGTGCACAATGGGGAGTCGAAGGCTTCTGTGGCACGCGACATCGGTGTGCCCGAGTCGACACTGCGAGGCTGGTGCAAAAGCGAAGACAAGCTGCGTAACGTAGCGCAGTCCTGTGGAGGTGGTGGTGGAACGCCGGACtctcaacattctggcggtgccgCAGAATTAGCAGAACTTGACGCACTTGTGGAACAAGGAACCTCCGGTGATCATCCAGCCATTAAACGAATGAGGACGGCGTCCGATGACGAGAAGGCTTCTGTCGCTGCCGTCGCCGCCGCTTCCGATATAGAGGATTCTTTGTGGTACTGGCTGAAACAGGACCACCAGCATGTGAGTAATCAGCTGTTCGCAGTGGCAGCGGCGGACAAGCTGGCAGCAGCAGCGGCCGCTGGGGCGGCAGTAGCGGCCGTCGCCAACGGCGGAAGCGGAGGCGGCGTCGCCGGGGGAGCAGCGTCTGCGGCGGCACCGGCCAACGCCGGATGGTTCTGGCGTTGGTATAAGCGATACGGCTACACGCAATATCCCGGTGATCCGTTGGCGGCTCTTACAGCCGCTCCCGCACCGGACCTCAGGGCTGCGGGGGCGGCGCTAAACGGTGGTGGGGGCGGCACGGCCTCCAGGTCAGCGGCGCTTCTCGACAGCGTGCTTCTCAATAACAACAATAACCTGGCTGCAGTCGCTCCTGCATTCAACAACAATCACGGAAATACCAATACGTCAGCGACGACGCACCACGACCAGCACAATAGCGGCGCCAGTAACGGTACGAACGCGAATGGCAGCGCCGGCAACAACAACGGATCGTCGGACGAGGACGACGAGCTGGACGAGTCGGACGAACCACCTGCAACGGCGGCGGAGGCCGTGACGCACGGAGAGAAGTTTCTCCGGTGGCTGGAATGCTGCTCTGATCCTAGCATCACAGCtatgcagattcttcagtttcgcTACTTGCTCAACAATGTGCGGGCGTGCGCCGATCGACGTGCGAGACAGACAAAAACGAAAAAAGCGCGCTCCAGGAGAAAGTAA